The sequence below is a genomic window from Actinomycetota bacterium.
AGGTCCGCCCGGTCGCGCACGCCGAGGCGCGCTGCCGCGAGGCGGCGCGCATGGGGTTCGCGCGTGTGCTCTCGCCCGCGCACGGCGCCGGCGACGCGCCCGTGGCCGGCTGCGAGCGCATCGGCATCGCCTCGCTGGCCGAGGCGCTCACGCGCATCGGCTAGCGCCCCGCCGCCCGCGCATGGGAATATCCATGCACGGGAGCACATCGCCGCTCGCCGCACGCCCCGCCGCCGACACACTGACGGGACGGACCGCATGGACGACCTGCGCTTCGACTGCATCGAGGACGCCCTCGAACTGCTGGCGCCCGGCATGCCGCTGCGCGAGGGCATCGACGACGTCATCGCCGCGCACGGCGGCGCCATCGTCGTCATCGGCGACGAGGAGAAGGTCGCCCCGGTCTGTGGCGGCGGATTCGGCATCGGCATCGACTTCACGCCGCAGCGTCTCTTCGAGCTGTCCAAGATGGACGGCGCGATCGTGCTCGACGGCTTGTGCTCGCGCATCCTGCGCGCGAACGTCCACCTCGTGCCCGATGCGTCGATCCCCACCTCCGAGACCGGCATGCGGCACCGCGCCGCCGAGCGCGTGAGCAAGCAGACCGGCGCACTCGTCGTGTCCATCTCCCGCAGGCGCGCCATCGTCAGCGTCTACGTCTGCGGCACCAAGGCGACGCTCGACACCATCGAGGTCGCGCTCGCCAAGGCCGACCAGGCGCTCCAGACGCTGCTGCGCTACCGCGCCCGCCTCGACGAGGTCGGCGCCCGCCTTCTCGCGCTCGAGTTCGAGGACCTCGTCAGCTTCGGCGACGTCGCGTCCGTCATCCGCCGCTTCGAGATGACGGTGCGGGTCTCCGCCGAGGTCCGCCGCCACATCGTGCGCCTCGGCCGCGAGGGCCGGCTCATCCGCCTGCAGGCCGACGAGCTCTCGCAGGGCGTCGCCGACGAGTACGTGAACCTGCTGCGCGACTATGCGTACGATCCCGCCGCCGACATCGCCGAGGTCCGCGCCGCGGTCGCCGCGCTCGACGGCGAGGCGCTGCTGGACCCGGACGCCATCGCCGCGGCGCT
It includes:
- the disA gene encoding DNA integrity scanning protein DisA — encoded protein: MDDLRFDCIEDALELLAPGMPLREGIDDVIAAHGGAIVVIGDEEKVAPVCGGGFGIGIDFTPQRLFELSKMDGAIVLDGLCSRILRANVHLVPDASIPTSETGMRHRAAERVSKQTGALVVSISRRRAIVSVYVCGTKATLDTIEVALAKADQALQTLLRYRARLDEVGARLLALEFEDLVSFGDVASVIRRFEMTVRVSAEVRRHIVRLGREGRLIRLQADELSQGVADEYVNLLRDYAYDPAADIAEVRAAVAALDGEALLDPDAIAAALGYPSAAKATEEHLHSRGYRLLRRIPMLPAAVMTRLAERFGGVPGLMGATEDQLDDVDGVGMRRARSIAEGLRRLRRNALQ